In one window of Paraflavitalea soli DNA:
- a CDS encoding zinc ribbon domain-containing protein has translation MEPKHFCQSCSMPIDEVALRGTEFDGSPSEEYCKYCYAHGMFIQPSMTLEEMTNLIMEKMEEQRIPNDIIEAAVARLPDLKRWQRHISS, from the coding sequence ATGGAACCGAAGCATTTTTGTCAAAGCTGTAGTATGCCCATTGACGAGGTAGCACTTCGCGGAACAGAATTCGATGGTTCGCCCAGCGAGGAGTATTGCAAGTATTGCTATGCACATGGGATGTTCATCCAGCCGTCCATGACACTGGAAGAAATGACCAACCTTATCATGGAAAAAATGGAAGAACAAAGAATACCCAACGACATCATTGAAGCTGCGGTAGCCCGTTTGCCCGATCTCAAACGCTGGCAGCGGCATATTTCCTCCTAG